One window of the Gambusia affinis linkage group LG01, SWU_Gaff_1.0, whole genome shotgun sequence genome contains the following:
- the ogg1 gene encoding N-glycosylase/DNA lyase, which produces MARHAVLSSGAKLWRSLPCAKSELRLELTLACGQTFRWRETAEGHWTGVIGGRVWTLTQTEDTLWYYVYTNQSGAGGENSSEDSLRGESVTASHHSEVEAEMLRDYFQLHVKLGDLYKEWGAADSHFKRISDIFTGVRMLRQDPTECLFSFICTSNNHISRIQGMVERLCQALGSPLCQLDQTSYHDFPTLSAMADSGVEERLRDLGFGYRARFLQQSAKQILDTHGPQWLVGLRNVPYLEARDSLRTLPGVGTKVADCVCLMCLDKCEAVPVDTHVWQIAKRDYKYTSDNRQKTLTEKVHRDIGDFFRKLWGPYAGWAHSVLFCADLKKFQNLKEMTSLKQPKSEEGHEGECKGLKIKRGFDLHQKKKKPKSERQKKAKISIKTEEA; this is translated from the exons ATGGCCAGACATGCGGTGTTGTCTTCAGGGGCCAAATTGTGGCGATCTTTGCCATGCGCGAAGTCGGAGTTGCGACTGGAGCTCACCCTTGCTTGTGGACAAACTTTCCG CTGGAGAGAAACTGCAGAGGGGCACTGGACTGGAGTCATAGGGGGGCGTGTTTGGACCCTGACTCAAACAGAAGACACTCTTTGGTACTACGTGTACACAAACCAGAGTGGAGCTGGTGGAGAAAACAGCTCAGAAGACTCTCTGAGGGGAGAGTCTGTCACTGCCTCACACCACTCTGAGGTGGAAGCAGAGATGCTGAGAGACTACTTCCAGTTGCATGTGAAGCTAGGGGATCTATACAAGGAGTGGGGTGCGGCAGATTCTCACTTCAAGAGGATTTCTGACATCTTTACAG GTGTGCGGATGTTGCGTCAGGACCCCACAGAATGccttttttccttcatttgcaCTTCCAACAACCACATCTCTCGTATTCAGGGCATGGTGGAGAGATTGTGTCAGGCTCTGGGGAGCCCTCTCTGTCAGCTGGATCAAACCTCCTACCATGACTTTCCGACACTGTCCGCAATGGCAG ACAGCGGTGTAGAGGAACGTCTCAGGGATCTGGGCTTTGGCTACAGAGCTCGGTTCCTTCAGCAGAGTGCTAAGCAGATCCTGGACACACATGGGCCCCAGTGGCTTGTTGGTTTACGAAACGTCCCGTATCTGGAGGCCCGTGATTCTCTCCGAACCCTCCCTGGAGTTGGCACCAAA GTGGCAGACTGTGTTTGTCTGATGTGTCTGGATAAGTGTGAGGCTGTTCCTGTGGACACACATGTTTGGCAGATCGCTAAGCGGGACTATAAGTACACTTCTGATAACAGACAAAAGACCCTCACAGAAAAAGTTCACAGAGATATAG gggaTTTTTTCAGAAAGCTGTGGGGGCCATATGCAGGTTGGGCCCATTCG GTTTTATTCTGTGCTGATCTCAAGAAGTTTCAGAACCTCAAAGAAATGACAAGTTTAAAGCAGCCAAAAAGCGAAGAAGGGCATGAAGGAGAGTGTAAGGgactaaaaataaagagaggGTTTGATTTGcatcaaaaaaagaagaaacccaAGTCGGAACGTCAGAAGAAGGCAAAGATCTCCATCAAGACAGAAGAGGCGTGA
- the qars1 gene encoding glutamine--tRNA ligase has translation MADTLTLFTSIGLSEQKAKETLKNETLSLALKEGIIQAQRVNGASGVDKAMGTLLYSMASRLKDNKRLVFLSDCIAQRKICTELQLAAALDFVKSHPEDPISQKEFDEACGVGVVITPEQIEDAVESVIKKHKEQLLMERYRFNMGLLMGEARSALKWADGKVIKNEVDVQVLHLLGPKTEADLEKKPKPQKAKVAENDVKAKKEEGTLDGDGNFVEGRSLMEQLRGEALKFHKPGENYKTEGYVVTPKTMDLLQKHIEFTGGQIRTRFPPEPNGILHIGHAKAINFNFGYAKANNGICFLRYDDTNPEKEEEKYFTAIKDMVEWLGYTPYDVTHASDNFQKLYDLAIDLIRRGHAYVCHQKGEELKGHNVPPSPWRDRPVEESLVLFERMKKGMFAEGEATLRMKMVMEDGKMDPVAYRIKYTPHHRTGDEWCIYPTYDYTHCLCDSIENITHSLCTKEFQARRSSYYWLCNALDLYCPVQWEYGRLNLTYTVVSKRKIIKLVETGVVRDWDDPRLFTLTALRRRGFPPEAINNFCARVGVTVSQTTTEPHLLESCVRDVLNDTAPRAMAVLEPLKVTITNLPKDTKMDVRVPNFPANEAKGAHTIPFTCTIFIEQSDFREVMEKGYKRLTPEQPVGLRHAGYVISVQKVIKDAQGKVVELEVTCCSSETAEKPKAFIHWVSQPLVCEVRLYERLFLHKHPEDPSEVPGGFLSDINPNSLEVVSSALVDTSVKDAKVLDKFQFERVGYFSLDPDSSADKLVFNRTVTLKEDPGKI, from the exons ATGGCTGATACTTTGACACTTTTCACCTCGATTGGGCTCAGCGAGCAGAAGGCGAAGGAGAcactgaaaaatgaaactttgagTTTGGCACTAAAGGAGGGGATTATTCAG GCTCAGCGTGTCAATGGGGCATCTGGAGTGGACAAAGCCATGGGCACTTTGCTGTACAGTATGGCCTCTCGTCTTAAAGACAACAAACGCCTGGTATTTCTGTCAGACTGCATCGCTCAGAGGAAAATCTGTACAGAACTACAGCTGGCAG CTGCTTTAGACTTTGTCAAAAGTCATCCTGAGGATCCAATCAGTCAGAAGGAATTTGATGAAGCATGTGGTGTAGGTGTGGTCATAACACCAGAGCAGATTGAGGATGCA GTTGAGTCTGTCATCAAGAAGCACAAGGAGCAGCTGCTAATGGAGAGGTATCGCTTCAACATGGGATTGCTAATGG gAGAAGCACGCTCAGCTCTAAAGTGGGCCGACGGGAAGGTGATCAAAAACGAGGTGGATGTGCAG GTTCTGCACCTTCTCGGACCCAAGACGGAGGCGGATCTAGAGAAGAAACCCAAG CCACAGAAAGCAAAGGTGGCAGAGAATGACGTGAAGGCGAAGAAAGAGGAGGGGACATTGGATG gtgATGGAAATTTTGTGGAAGGAAGATCTCTAATGGAGCAGCTCAGAGGAGAAGCACTGAAGTTTCATAAACCAG gagaaaactacaaaaccGAGGGTTATGTTGTGACTCCAAAAACAATGGATCTCCTTCAGAAACATATTGAGTTCACAGGTGGACAG ATCCGTACCCGTTTTCCACCTGAGCCCAACGGTATTCTTCATATTGGACATGCTAAAGCCATTAATTTCAACTTTGGTTACGCCAAG GCAAACAATGGGATTTGTTTCCTAAGGTATGATGACACCAATcctgagaaggaggaggagaagtaCTTCACTGCCATCAAGGACATGGTGGAATGGCTGG GTTACACACCGTACGATGTCACACACGCGTCAGACAACTTCCAGAAACTCTATGACCTCGCCATTGATCTGATCCGCAG GGGCCATGCGTATGTGTGCCATCAGAAGGGTGAGGAGCTGAAAGGCCACAACGTTCCTCCGTCTCCATGGAGGGATCGACCTGTTGAAGAGTCTCTGGTGTTGTTTGAGAGAATGAAGAAGGGCATGTTCGCCGAGGGAGAGGCCACGCTCCGGATGAAGATGGTCATGGAGGATGGGAAGATGGATCCTGTGGCTTATCGAATCAAGTACACGCCTCATCACCGAACAGGAGACGAATG GTGTATTTACCCTACCTATGACTACACACACTGCCTGTGTGACTCTATTGAAAACATCACCCATTCTCTGTGTACCAAAGAGTTTCAAGCCAG GCGTTCCTCGTATTACTGGTTGTGTAACGCTCTGGATTTGTACTGCCCCGTTCAGTGGGAATATGGCCGCTTGAACCTCACCTACACCGTTGTGTCGAAGAGGAAAATTATCAAACTTGTTGAGACTGGCGTGGTCAG AGACTGGGACGACCCCAGACTCTTCACTCTGACTGCTTTGAGGAGAAGAGGTTTCCCCCCTGAGGCCATCAATAACTTCTGTGCACGT GTTGGTGTAACCGTTTCCCAGACAACGACAGAACCTCATCTGCTGGAGTCGTGTGTGAGAGACGTCCTGAATGACACCGCTCCTCGTGCTATGGCAGTGCTGGAACCCCTCAAGGTCACCATAACAAACCTCCCCAAAGACACAAAG ATGGATGTTAGGGTACCAAACTTTCCTGCCAATGAGGCCAAAGGCGCCCACACCATTCCATTTACATGCACAATATTCATCGAACAGAGCGACTTCAGAGAG GTAATGGAGAAAGGTTACAAGCGTCTGACTCCAGAACAGCCGGTTGGCTTGAGACATGCTGGGTATGTCATCTCTGTCCAGAAAGTCATCAAG GACGCTCAGGGTAAAGTGGTGGAGCTGGAAGTGAcgtgctgcagctcagagactGCAGAGAAACCAAAGGCTTTCATCCACTGGGTCAGCCAGCCGCTGGTGTGTGAAGTGCGTCTCTATGAAAGACT CTTCCTGCACAAGCACCCAGAGGATCCGTCGGAAGTGCCAGGTGGCTTCCTGAGTGACATCAACCCT AATTCCCTGGAGGTGGTCAGCAGTGCCTTAGTGGATACCTCAGTGAAGGATGCAAAAGTTTTGGATAAATTCCAGTTTGAGAGAGTTGGTTACTTCTCTCTGGACCCCGACAGCTCAGCTGATAAG cttgtttttaacAGAACTGTCACACTCAAAGAAGACCCAGGAAAGATCtga
- the LOC122838893 gene encoding transcriptional regulator QRICH1-like, translated as MNNAMDSSSSYEELVRQKARSIPQHRMKEFLESLASKGPDALQEFSQQSGDTTTTTATMVYQQETNCIYTDSTEVAGSLLELACPVQVQVQQQMQDSASQQTVQQNAEQQIVQVQIQGQQQGQMLGQVLQVPAGSHQQLQGVTTAQLIQPGELTEEQQQQLQAQLVAAVAGGQQIQIQTVGALSPASQAPGVLQPAKKRKVDMPITVSYALPGQQVATVLAIPQGQGQQQSYVSLRPDLLTVDSSHLYSATGTITSPTGETWTIPVYSAPAGSGGREQVTHIAIPQEAYGTVQVTGTNTTTLTTMPTQVTIESDKLKSPTSQSQTVQAVSSITSTGMSNQEEVVHTLAANTLFPAQLMNGNIHIPVAVQGYSNATQSIIWDPQQQVLHTQGLTGQDGQPLQGQTVVAEVDGQGQHQVQVQELLLPATLKPEEGLDVWRLWAQRKNAELDKSDQNKLAPIGRRQALRFQEDLVSCAVAELCMGLSLMTTEAQGLEGESYEADVLYYVFLCIQKYLFDNGRVDDIFSDQYYTRFAHCLHLILDPWRPSVHPLGYVIPSHVTEEMLWECKQLGAHSPSTLLTTLMFFNTKYFHLKTVDQHLKLAFSKVLRHTRKSPNNPKDKSTSIRYLKSAERFIGQKVTDDMYSEQLEDPENPLRCPIKLYDFYLFKCPQSAKGRNDTFYLTPEPVVAPNSPIWYSTQPIPREHLEQMLARILAVREIQDALNMSESVH; from the exons ATGAATAATGCCATGGATAGCAGCAGCTCATATGAGGAGCTAGTGAGACAGAAAGCTCGGAGCATTCCCCAACATCGTATGAAGGAATTCCTGGAGTCCTTGGCCAGTAAAGGTCCTGATGCTTTGCAGGAGTTCAGCCAACAAAGTGGAGACACTACAACCACCACTGCGACTATGGTTTACCAACAAGAGACCAACTGCATCTATACAGACAGTACAGAAGTGGCTGGGTCGCTGTTGGAGCTGGCATGTCCG GTTCAGGTGCAAGTCCAGCAGCAGATGCAGGACTCTGCATCACAGCAGACTGTCCAACAGAATGCAGAACAACAGATTGTGCAG GTGCAAATTCAAGGCCAGCAACAGGGTCAGATGCTTGGCCAGGTTCTCCAGGTGCCCGCTGGTTCCCATCAGCAGCTCCAGGGTGTTACAACTGCACAGCTGATTCAGCCTGGGGAACTGACAGAGGAACAGCAGCAACAG CTGCAAGCCCAACTGGTGGCAGCTGTGGCAGGTGGGCagcagatccagatccagacgGTGGGGGCCCTGTCGCCAGCATCCCAAGCACCAGGAGTCCTGCAGCCAGCTAAAAAGCGTAAGGTGGACATGCCCATCACTGTGTCGTATGCCCTGCCTGGTCAGCAGGTAGCCACAGTCTTGGCGATCCCACAAGGTCAGGGGCAGCAGCAGAGCTACGTGTCGCTGCGGCCAGACCTCCTAACTGTAGATAGTTCCCACCTTTACAGCGCTACTGGTACGATCACCAGTCCCACAGGTGAGACCTGGACCATTCCTGTTTACTCTGCTCCTGCTGGGTCTGGGGGCCGTGAGCAGGTCACACACATTGCCATCCCCCAGGAAGCTTACGGGACGGTGCAGGTGACAGGGACAAACACTACAACATTGACCACAATGCCGACCCAGGTCACCATTGAAAGCGACAAGCTAAAAAGCCCTACTAGTCAAAGTCAGACTGTGCAGGCGGTTTCCAGCATAACGAGCACCGGGATGAGCAACCAAGAGGAAGTGGTTCACACTCTGGCCGCAAACACGCTCTTCCCCGCCCAGCTGATGAACGGAAACATCCACATTCCCGTGGCTGTGCAGGGCTACTCCAACGCCACACAATCCATTATCTGGGACCCCCAGCAGCAGGTGCTGCACACACAGGGACTGACAGGGCAGGATGGACAGCCGCTACAG GGTCAGACGGTGGTCGCAGAAGTAGATGGTCAAGGTCAGCATCAAGTGCAGgtgcaggagctgctgctgcccgCAACCCTGAAGCCAGAGGAGGGGCTGGACGTGTGGCGGCTCTGGGCTCAGAGGAAAAATGCAGAGCTGGACAAATCGGATCAGAACAAACTTGCTCCAATAGGCC GACGCCAGGCGCTCCGTTTTCAGGAAGATCTGGTGTCGTGTGCCGTGGCTGAGCTCTGTATGGGTCTGTCTCTAATGACAACAGAGGCTCAGGGCCTTGAAGGAGAATCATACGAGGCAGATGttctttattatgtttttctctgcaTACAAAAG TATCTGTTTGATAACGGTCGAGTTGACGACATTTTCTCAGATCAGTACTATACTCGTTTTGCTCATTGTCTTCATCTAATCTTGGACCCCTGGAGGCCGTCAGTTCATCCTCTAG GGTATGTTATTCCCAGTCATGTAACAGAGGAGATGCTGTGGGAGTGTAAACAGCTGGGTGCTCATTCTCCATCAACACTGCTCACAACTCTCATGTTCTTCAATACAAA GTATTTTCACCTAAAAACAGTGGATCAGCATCTAAAATTGGCTTTTTCAAAGGTGTTGAGACACACCAGGAAGAGTCCCAACAATCCCAAAGACAAGAGCACCAGCATACGGTACCTAAAGTCAGCGGAGAGGTTCATAGGACAGAAAG TGACAGATGACATGTACTCGGAACAGCTGGAGGACCCTGAGAACCCGCTGCGCTGCCCTATCAAGCTCTATGATTTCTACCTCTTCAAATG TCCTCAGAGTGCTAAAGGCCGTAACGACACCTTCTACCTGACCCCGGAGCCGGTGGTGGCTCCAAACAGCCCCATTTGGTACTCAACACAACCAATCCCCCGGGAGCACCTGGAGCAGATGCTTGCCCGAATCCTTGCTGTTCGTGAAATCCAGGACGCGCTTAACATGTCGGAGAGCGTGCACTAG
- the LOC122838920 gene encoding receptor-type tyrosine-protein phosphatase V-like isoform X3, translated as MKMETFSRSQILQDFNLQCNKLASNNNRGFKQAFRELNDVGKDLPSRAGSLEANREKNRYPCVLPYDHCRVRLSVQNQNPNSDYINANFVPGGGTERDFICTQGPMSNTLADFWRMVWEQNVRIILMLTALREKNTVMCEKYWSLEEGTVYHGLFQITTVARKQGPDYFVTTINLRQRDLPNDRIITHYYYPSWPDQRIPNPFSLCVFTEHVRQHLEALPCLGPAVVHCSAGIGRSGTFVTLLWLMQLSMRGIPPDIKGAVRDLRLHRMSMVQTLDQYIFIHHCLLHWLSGGPSASRQQMQVPDLNSNQHKKDQPQSSRRRRHRSQQKPPADQPQNTLQQIFKPGNLLRRLIPSLSQINPDSQKA; from the exons GAGCTGAATGATGTTGGGAAAGACCTCCCCAGTAGAGCAGGCAGCTTGGAGgccaacagagaaaaaaacagataccCCTGCGTTTTGCCAT ATGATCACTGTCGGGTGAGGCTTTCAGTTCAAAACCAGAACCCAAATTCTGATTACATCAACGCAAATTTTGTCCCT GGTGGTGGAACAGAAAGGGATTTCATCTGCACCCAAGGTCCAATGTCCAACACTTTAGCCGACTTCTGGAGGATGGTCTGGGAGCAAAACGTCAGGATAATCCTCATGTTGACCGCTCTCAGAGAAAAGAACACG gtaaTGTGTGAAAAGTACTGGTCTCTGGAAGAAGGGACAGTTTATCACGGGCTGTTCCAAATAACAACAGTGGCTCGGAAACAGggtccagattattttgttacTACCATTAACCTGCGACAG agggACCTGCCAAACGACAGGATAATCACACATTACTACTACCCGTCCTGGCCGGACCAGAGAATCCCAAAcccattttctctgtgtgtgttcactGAGCATGTGCGGCAGCATTTGGAGGCTCTGCCCTGCCTGGGGCCAGCTGTGGTGCACTGCAG TGCAGGCATTGGCCGGTCGGGGACATTTGTGACTTTGTTGTGGCTGATGCAGCTGAGCATGAGAGGGATCCCACCTGACATCAAAGGTGCTGTGAGGGACCTACGCCTGCATCGGATGTCGATGGTCCAGACACTT GACCAGTACATATTTATTCATCACTGTCTGCTACATTGGCTCAGCGGAGGACCATCGGCAAG CAGGCAACAGATGCAGGTACCAGATTTGAATTCTAACCAACACAAGAAGGATCAACCTCAGAGTTCACGGAGGAGGCGACACAGATCTCAACAGAAACCTCCGGCAGACCAACCCCAAAACACACTGCAACAGATTTTTAAACCTGGGAACCTACTGAGGAGGTTAATACCCTCCTTATCGCAGATTAATCCAGACTCACAAAAGGCCTGA